A genomic stretch from Candidatus Nitrososphaera gargensis Ga9.2 includes:
- a CDS encoding ABC transporter permease translates to MTAAKVVSRSELLREFRRSKSGLAGAGILLVLILMTTYAAVAVPLESFRQWNNPNFWIDTPKSAAPAWTNLFGPKVPEHIFMTAKDAAVSSSVQGGVRTVTHSYTVNFNYDSYPSDFMMLYSARYGSTQPALQIDVLRPDGKEFRIYFASLPSSQQGSNEFSARVFSTDRLIADNLRNYLDDFAYRQDVSRPQVMIFSDSQQDSVLKGTYVIRETFYLFDSNDSVTNSGVILGGEVYGLMGTDELRHDLAIGILWGAPVALFIGLTVSIAGMIIGLIYGVIAGYKGNRTDEGLMRINDVFYSLPPLPLLIILSITVGKSIFLITGFLVIFGWVGMAKISRSIALQLKNLQYVEAAKLMGQSDRKIIFKHIIPQLLPLTFASIAISVPGAILGEAMLSFLGLGDPSIPTWGQILHDANSAGAASRGLWWWIIPPGLMIAITGLAFVLIGNALDAIVNPRSRRM, encoded by the coding sequence ATGACAGCAGCCAAAGTTGTTTCACGCTCTGAGCTACTAAGGGAGTTCAGGCGCTCCAAGAGTGGCCTTGCCGGCGCTGGGATACTGCTTGTCCTCATACTGATGACAACCTATGCGGCGGTCGCGGTGCCGCTTGAATCATTCAGGCAGTGGAACAACCCCAACTTTTGGATCGACACCCCCAAGTCTGCTGCGCCGGCTTGGACAAACCTGTTCGGGCCAAAGGTGCCGGAGCACATCTTCATGACAGCAAAAGATGCAGCGGTATCAAGCTCGGTTCAAGGAGGCGTGCGCACCGTGACGCATTCATACACGGTGAACTTTAACTATGATTCGTACCCGAGCGACTTTATGATGCTGTATTCTGCGAGGTACGGCAGCACACAGCCGGCTCTCCAGATAGACGTGCTGCGGCCTGACGGCAAAGAATTCAGGATCTACTTTGCTTCGCTTCCTTCGTCACAGCAAGGTAGCAATGAGTTCTCGGCAAGGGTATTTTCCACGGACAGGCTGATCGCCGACAACCTGCGCAACTATCTGGACGATTTTGCATACAGGCAGGATGTTTCAAGGCCGCAGGTAATGATATTTTCAGACTCACAACAAGACAGTGTGTTGAAGGGCACGTACGTAATCCGTGAAACCTTTTACCTGTTTGATTCAAACGACTCGGTGACCAACTCCGGGGTCATATTGGGCGGCGAGGTCTATGGACTCATGGGCACGGACGAGCTGCGCCATGACTTGGCGATCGGAATCCTGTGGGGAGCGCCGGTGGCGCTTTTCATAGGGCTCACCGTTTCAATAGCCGGCATGATCATTGGTCTGATATATGGTGTTATCGCAGGCTACAAAGGAAACCGCACTGATGAGGGCCTGATGAGGATAAACGACGTATTTTACTCGCTGCCGCCACTTCCGCTGCTCATCATATTGTCGATCACGGTCGGCAAGAGCATATTCCTGATCACCGGTTTTCTTGTAATTTTCGGCTGGGTCGGCATGGCGAAAATAAGCAGAAGTATCGCGCTCCAGCTAAAGAACCTGCAGTACGTCGAAGCGGCAAAGCTCATGGGCCAGTCTGACAGGAAGATCATATTCAAGCACATAATCCCGCAGCTGCTGCCACTGACTTTTGCCAGCATTGCCATTTCTGTGCCGGGGGCAATCTTGGGCGAAGCAATGCTCAGCTTTCTGGGACTTGGAGACCCGTCCATTCCGACGTGGGGTCAGATCCTGCATGACGCAAACTCTGCAGGCGCAGCTTCCCGCGGCCTCTGGTGGTGGATAATTCCGCCCGGCCTCATGATAGCCATAACAGGGCTTGCGTTTGTGCTTATTGGGAACGCGCTTGATGCCATCGTTAACCCAAGATCAAGAAGAATGTGA
- a CDS encoding ABC transporter permease, translating into MGGFGRFLIKRSINMVIVLFATLVLTLALLGPTMDRVLLEAIRFYIVEEVNHSDIRFQTAEEREAFINNRIDLQVKNIGLDEPWYAPKRFINTVLKVMVLDLGKSSYLTSESGSVSVRDIILEKMPKTILLFTTSTLIVTIIGIYLGTYVANRAGSIWDRLNSAFAVFSGSFPTWWIGMLMIFAFAFTYHIFPARATPLTPPSDPAYALDLFYHMLLPLITIVLVSFGSWAYTVRYFVIGILGEDYIAAKRAAGISENRILYSHALKNAAPPIITVIALSLAGSFGGAITIEAVFGWPGMGSLYYQAIGFLDIPVIIGLTYISTLIFIITVFLTDIVYAYFDPRVKVAS; encoded by the coding sequence TTGGGGGGCTTTGGCCGCTTTCTCATCAAGCGCTCGATAAACATGGTTATCGTGCTTTTTGCCACACTTGTCCTTACGTTAGCGCTGCTTGGCCCCACGATGGATAGGGTGCTACTTGAAGCGATCAGGTTCTACATCGTGGAAGAGGTGAACCATAGTGACATCAGGTTCCAAACTGCCGAAGAACGGGAGGCATTTATCAATAACAGGATCGACTTGCAGGTCAAAAACATCGGCCTTGACGAGCCTTGGTACGCCCCAAAGCGCTTTATAAACACCGTCCTGAAGGTCATGGTTCTTGACCTTGGCAAGTCCAGCTACTTGACAAGCGAAAGCGGTTCGGTAAGTGTGCGCGACATTATACTTGAAAAGATGCCCAAGACTATACTGCTCTTTACCACTTCGACTCTGATAGTTACCATCATCGGGATCTACCTTGGCACATATGTGGCCAATAGAGCAGGCTCGATATGGGACAGGCTCAACTCCGCGTTTGCGGTCTTTAGCGGCAGCTTTCCAACATGGTGGATTGGCATGCTCATGATCTTTGCCTTTGCATTTACTTATCACATTTTCCCGGCGCGTGCAACGCCCCTGACGCCGCCGTCCGACCCGGCTTATGCGCTTGACCTTTTCTATCACATGCTGCTGCCACTGATAACAATAGTGCTTGTCAGCTTTGGCTCGTGGGCCTACACTGTCCGGTATTTTGTGATAGGAATTCTTGGGGAAGACTATATTGCAGCAAAGAGGGCTGCAGGCATATCAGAAAACAGGATCCTTTACTCTCATGCCTTGAAAAACGCTGCGCCTCCAATCATCACGGTCATTGCATTGAGCCTCGCCGGCTCGTTTGGCGGTGCAATAACTATTGAGGCGGTGTTTGGCTGGCCGGGCATGGGCAGCCTGTATTATCAGGCAATAGGCTTTCTTGACATCCCGGTCATAATCGGGCTGACCTACATTTCCACGCTCATTTTCATAATCACTGTGTTTCTCACGGACATTGTCTATGCTTACTTTGATCCGAGGGTGAAGGTTGCATCATGA